From a single Chitinophaga sp. Cy-1792 genomic region:
- a CDS encoding amidohydrolase codes for MIIDAHQHFWKYDPIRDAWIDDTMEVIRKDFFPEQLEPVFKAHGIHGCVAVQADQSENETAFLLDLAARHDFIKGVVGWTDLRAEGISEQLHYYSQFPKLKGFRHIVQGEPDPMFLLREDFCRGILALAQYDFSYDILVYPHQLPAVEKFTAQFPDQRMIIDHLAKPDFKKGELDTWAAHIRNIAAAPNVYCKVSGLVTEADWKNWKAHQFEPFLDTVLEAFGCDRLLFGSDWPVCLLAAEYGEVKDIITDYISRLSSAEQQKIMGGNAIAFYHL; via the coding sequence ACGATGGAAGTTATCCGGAAGGATTTCTTCCCGGAACAGCTGGAGCCTGTGTTTAAAGCACATGGCATCCACGGATGCGTTGCTGTTCAGGCAGACCAGTCAGAAAACGAAACCGCTTTTCTCCTCGACCTGGCTGCCAGACACGACTTTATCAAAGGGGTAGTAGGATGGACGGACCTCCGTGCCGAAGGTATCAGTGAACAATTACACTACTATTCCCAATTTCCAAAACTCAAAGGTTTTCGTCATATTGTTCAGGGGGAACCAGATCCCATGTTCCTGCTGAGGGAAGATTTTTGCCGTGGGATTCTGGCCCTTGCACAATATGACTTTTCCTATGATATCCTCGTATACCCACACCAGTTGCCAGCTGTTGAAAAGTTTACAGCACAGTTTCCGGACCAGCGAATGATTATCGATCATCTCGCCAAACCTGATTTCAAAAAAGGTGAACTGGATACCTGGGCTGCTCATATACGTAATATCGCCGCTGCTCCCAATGTTTACTGTAAGGTGAGCGGACTCGTTACCGAGGCCGACTGGAAAAACTGGAAAGCGCATCAGTTCGAACCATTCCTGGATACCGTCCTGGAAGCCTTCGGGTGCGACAGGCTCCTCTTTGGCTCCGACTGGCCGGTATGCCTCCTGGCAGCTGAATACGGCGAAGTAAAGGATATCATAACAGACTATATCAGCAGGTTATCATCTGCAGAACAACAAAAAATAATGGGTGGCAATGCCATCGCATTTTATCATTTATAA
- a CDS encoding SDR family oxidoreductase: MDLGLQDKVIIVTGGAKGIGEAIAKLVAAEGAVAVIAGRKAADNEKTVADIVAAGGKAFAVTAELGKVEDCKKVIDATVEKYGKIDGLVNNAGANDGVGLESGSPERFMQSLQNNLSHYYNLAHYALPYLKATKGNIVNIGSKVATTGQGNTSGYAASKGAINALTREWAVEMLPYSVRVNTVIPAEVWTPLYETWINSLPNPTEKLAAITSKIPFETRMTTSEEIANTTVFVLSDRSSHTTGQILYVDGGYTHLDRSIS, translated from the coding sequence ATGGATTTAGGATTACAGGATAAAGTGATTATCGTTACTGGTGGCGCCAAAGGCATTGGCGAAGCTATTGCTAAACTGGTGGCCGCAGAAGGGGCTGTCGCTGTTATCGCCGGCCGTAAAGCCGCTGATAACGAAAAAACAGTAGCAGATATCGTTGCCGCCGGCGGAAAAGCCTTCGCAGTAACAGCAGAACTGGGAAAAGTGGAAGACTGTAAAAAAGTAATCGATGCTACCGTTGAAAAATATGGTAAAATCGACGGACTGGTTAACAATGCAGGTGCCAACGACGGTGTAGGCCTCGAAAGCGGCTCCCCTGAAAGATTTATGCAATCCCTGCAAAACAATCTTTCCCACTACTATAACCTGGCGCATTACGCACTGCCTTACCTGAAAGCCACTAAAGGAAATATTGTAAATATCGGCTCTAAAGTAGCTACCACCGGACAGGGAAATACTTCCGGATACGCTGCTTCCAAAGGAGCTATCAACGCACTCACCCGCGAATGGGCCGTAGAAATGCTGCCTTACAGCGTGCGCGTAAACACGGTCATCCCTGCTGAAGTATGGACGCCACTCTACGAAACATGGATCAATTCCCTGCCTAATCCTACAGAGAAACTGGCTGCCATCACTTCTAAAATTCCTTTCGAAACAAGAATGACCACTTCTGAAGAAATCGCCAACACCACCGTATTCGTTCTCTCAGACAGATCTTCTCATACAACCGGACAAATTCTATACGTAGACGGAGGTTATACACACCTCGACAGATCCATCAGCTAG
- a CDS encoding sugar MFS transporter: MAGGAVSNSTYTSTAPVGGKQPSYLFPFILVTSLFFLWGLAYGLLDVLNKHFQEVLNITPRRSTLLQGAYFGAYFLMALPAGAFMNKFGYKKGIIMGLLLYAAGAFLFFPAANALSFDFFLLALFILACGLACLETAANPYVTVLGSPATSEQRLNLSQCFNGLGSFLGPVIGGALFFGGGKDDLSTVKLTYIVIGVVVLLIAGFFYKTELPEIKEDVAEGPKVVADERSLFSHRHFVLGVVAQFFYVAAQVGVGALFINYVTTYWHGTSNEKAAYLLSAGMVLFLVGRFVGTAIMRKVAPNKLLALFAIINVALCAVVMSGSGAISVYALIAVFFFMSIMFPTIFALGVKDLGRNTKKGASFIVMSIVGGAAVPYLMGVVTEAQSLAFSYGIPLVCFIVVFYYGALGYRRK, from the coding sequence ATGGCCGGAGGCGCAGTAAGTAATTCCACCTATACCAGCACCGCTCCAGTTGGAGGGAAACAACCCAGCTACCTGTTTCCATTTATTCTGGTTACAAGTCTTTTCTTTTTATGGGGCCTTGCATATGGCCTGCTGGACGTGTTAAACAAACACTTCCAGGAAGTATTGAATATCACGCCACGCAGATCGACCCTGTTACAGGGAGCCTATTTTGGCGCCTATTTCCTGATGGCACTGCCTGCCGGTGCTTTCATGAATAAATTCGGATACAAGAAAGGAATTATCATGGGACTCCTGCTGTACGCTGCAGGTGCCTTCCTGTTTTTCCCGGCTGCCAATGCGCTGAGTTTCGACTTCTTCCTGCTGGCACTGTTTATCCTGGCCTGCGGACTTGCTTGTCTGGAAACTGCCGCCAATCCTTATGTAACGGTATTGGGTTCGCCTGCAACTTCAGAACAGCGTCTCAACCTTTCTCAATGCTTTAACGGTTTAGGTTCATTCCTTGGCCCTGTCATTGGCGGCGCGCTGTTCTTCGGTGGTGGTAAAGATGACCTGTCTACCGTAAAACTAACCTACATCGTCATTGGCGTGGTGGTACTGTTAATTGCTGGCTTCTTCTATAAAACTGAACTTCCTGAAATTAAGGAAGATGTAGCAGAAGGTCCTAAAGTTGTGGCAGACGAACGATCGCTGTTTTCCCACAGACATTTCGTTCTGGGTGTGGTAGCACAGTTCTTCTATGTAGCAGCTCAGGTAGGTGTAGGTGCTCTGTTCATTAACTATGTAACTACTTACTGGCATGGTACTTCCAATGAAAAAGCAGCGTACCTGTTATCTGCCGGCATGGTGCTGTTTCTGGTAGGCCGCTTTGTTGGTACTGCTATCATGCGTAAAGTAGCGCCCAATAAATTACTGGCGCTTTTCGCCATCATCAACGTGGCATTATGTGCGGTGGTAATGAGTGGTAGCGGTGCAATCTCCGTATATGCGCTGATTGCCGTATTTTTCTTTATGTCTATTATGTTCCCCACCATCTTTGCACTGGGTGTAAAAGATCTGGGTAGAAATACTAAAAAAGGTGCGTCCTTTATTGTAATGTCCATCGTAGGTGGCGCCGCTGTGCCTTACCTCATGGGAGTTGTTACAGAAGCGCAGTCACTGGCATTCTCCTATGGTATTCCTTTAGTGTGCTTTATTGTAGTTTTTTACTACGGTGCATTGGGATATCGCAGAAAATAA
- a CDS encoding MbnP family protein — protein MSGLGRDIPARIPPADTSLIISFFNYVDDQPLHYNETAYTNTAGETLTISKFMYYISNIELQQDNGKVVRVPDQYFLINDADPAGRAIYLPEIPAAAYTAISWTIGVDSIKNVSGAQAGALAPENGMFWTWNSGYIMAKMEGHSKSAPTALHEFQLHVGGFKSPYNSLRKVTINLTTPLVITKSHTAALNIKANAASWFHGENVISLAQGPIVMAPGAAAIRVANNYQHMFSLLPPEK, from the coding sequence ATGTCTGGTTTAGGGAGAGATATCCCCGCCCGCATTCCCCCCGCAGATACTTCCCTTATCATATCTTTTTTTAATTATGTAGATGATCAACCACTGCACTATAACGAAACTGCCTATACGAACACAGCAGGAGAGACGCTGACCATCTCAAAATTCATGTACTATATCAGCAACATCGAATTGCAGCAAGACAATGGCAAAGTGGTGCGTGTGCCTGACCAATACTTTCTGATAAACGATGCCGATCCGGCTGGTCGCGCCATATATCTGCCTGAAATCCCTGCCGCTGCCTATACCGCCATTTCCTGGACAATCGGGGTCGACAGTATCAAAAATGTTAGCGGCGCACAGGCCGGCGCACTGGCGCCTGAAAATGGTATGTTCTGGACATGGAATAGTGGTTATATCATGGCTAAAATGGAAGGCCATTCGAAATCAGCTCCAACTGCCCTGCATGAATTTCAACTGCACGTAGGGGGCTTTAAATCGCCTTATAACAGCCTTCGTAAGGTAACTATCAACCTTACCACGCCTTTAGTAATAACAAAATCGCATACTGCCGCGTTGAATATTAAAGCAAACGCAGCATCCTGGTTCCATGGCGAAAATGTAATCAGTCTGGCTCAAGGCCCGATAGTAATGGCTCCCGGAGCCGCGGCCATCAGGGTCGCCAACAACTACCAGCATATGTTTTCACTGCTGCCACCGGAAAAATAA